TCTGATCAACCAACGGACATACCGTCCCACATGTTTCCCGTTCATATGTTCCCCATTGTACGCAAAAAAGAAGGTGAGGAAAAGCGTTTACATCAGCTTCTTCGCCGTCTTCAGTTTTCCCTTGTATGGCGCGTAGCGGAGCGGGATGTCCGGGTGGGCCGGTTTGACCAAGATGCTCTTCAAATGGCTGAACGTCTCGAATCCATCTTTTCCATGATAGCGGCCCATGCCGCTGGACCCGACGCCGCCAAAGGGCATGTTGGGGTTGGCCAGGTGGCAGACGCAGTCGTTGATGCAGCCGCCTCCGTACAGCAAATGGTGGACGACGTGATCCTGTCGTTCATGATTGTTGGAGAACAGATACAACGCGAGCGGATGCTCCCGGTCATTGATGAACGCCAGCGCGCCATCAAAATCATCGAACGGAATGACGGGGAGGATCGGGCCGAAGATCTCCTCCTGCATCACCGGACTCTGGGGGTCGGGATTCTCCAGAATGGTCGGCGCAATCTTCCGTGTCGCGTCGTCGTGGGTGCCTCCCAGGACGATCTTCCCCGAACCCAGCAGTCCCCGCAGCCTCTGGTAGTGTTTCTCGTTGATGATATGGGGAAAATCAGGGCAGGTGAGGGGGTCGTCGGTATACATCTGTTTGACCTCGGCGCCAAACGCTTTGATGAACGCGTCCATCTTGCGTCGGTCGACCAGCACGTAGTCCGGGGCGACGCAGGTCTGTCCCGCGTTGAGGCACTTGCCCCAGGCGATGCGGCGCGCCGCCAGGGGAATGTCCGCCGTCTCGTCAATGACCACCGGGCTTTTGCCGCCCAGCTCCAACGTCACCGGCGTCAGGTATTTGCTGGCCGCTTCCATAACGACTTTCCCTACCTTGGGGCTGCCGGTGAAGAAGATGTGGTCGAACCGCTGGGCCAGAAGCGCGGTGTTCATCTCCGACCCCCCTTCGTAGGTCCGGACCACATCCGCAGGGAACGCGCCATCCAGCATCTGCTTCAGCGCCGCGCTGGTATGGGTGCTGTAGCGGGATGGCTTTACCACCGCCACATCTCCCGCGCTGAAAGCCGCCACCAACGGGGCCAGCGTCAGCTGTACGGGATAGTTCCATGGGCTCATGATCAACACAACGCCGACCGGTTGGGGAATGATGTAGTTGGAAGACGGATAGTTTGCCAGGGCGCCGGCCACACGGCGGGGATGCATCCAGCCGCCCAGATGCTTCAGGGCGTAGTCGATCTCCCCGTACACCATCCCGATCTCCGTGATGTACGATTCGTACACATCCTTGCCCAAGTCGAGGCGGAGGGCTTCGGAAAGCGCCCCTTCGGATGCTGCCAGCGCTTTTTTCAGTGTGGTCAGTTGCTGTACCCGCCAGGCCCGCTCATACGTCTTGCCGCTTCGGAACGCGTCACGAAGCGCATTGATTTCCTCGTTCAGATCCATACTTCCCGTCCTTACCACGAAGCATAGCAGGGGGAAAGAGGAAGGACAATCAGTTGGACGGGTAATATTCGATGCTGGAGATGTACGGATACTCCTTGAACTCCTTCATGATGGACTCTTCTCCGAATTCCTGGGGGAAGACGACGCCTAGCCGGAGCACGATATTGTCTCCATCCCGGTCCATCTGCATGTTCTTGATCTGGATCTTCTTTTCCGCAAAGGTCTTGTCCAGCATCTCTTTGGTGAACAGATCGGCGGGAACCACCATTTGGATGGTGCCGAACAGCTGGGAAGCAAAGATCTTCAGTGGTCGGTGCAGCAGGAACTGGATCAACAGGATCAGGAGGGTGGTGCAACCGCTGAGGAGAAACATGCCGGCACCGGTGGCGATGCCTACGCCCACCGTGGCCCACAGGCCCGCCGCGGTGGTCACGCCGGTGATGCTTTCCTTACGGACGAAGATCACACCGGCACCGAGAAAACCGATGGCGGTGACGACGCCGGCGGCGATACGTGAGACATCTAACGACACCCCTTTGGTTCCAAGGACGTCCCAGAATCCGTATTTGGAAACGATCATCATCAGACACGAAGAGAGCGCAACCAAAATGTGCGTCCTGATACCGGCGGTCTTGAACCGTTTTTCACGCTCGAATCCGATGCACGCACCGAAAAAGGCGGAGACAAGGATTCTGGTGAGATACTGCAGATTCATCGCATAAAAAGTTTCCATAGCCAAACATTCCTATCCACAGGATGAT
This DNA window, taken from Sphaerochaeta sp., encodes the following:
- a CDS encoding MgtC/SapB family protein, which produces METFYAMNLQYLTRILVSAFFGACIGFEREKRFKTAGIRTHILVALSSCLMMIVSKYGFWDVLGTKGVSLDVSRIAAGVVTAIGFLGAGVIFVRKESITGVTTAAGLWATVGVGIATGAGMFLLSGCTTLLILLIQFLLHRPLKIFASQLFGTIQMVVPADLFTKEMLDKTFAEKKIQIKNMQMDRDGDNIVLRLGVVFPQEFGEESIMKEFKEYPYISSIEYYPSN
- a CDS encoding aldehyde dehydrogenase — encoded protein: MDLNEEINALRDAFRSGKTYERAWRVQQLTTLKKALAASEGALSEALRLDLGKDVYESYITEIGMVYGEIDYALKHLGGWMHPRRVAGALANYPSSNYIIPQPVGVVLIMSPWNYPVQLTLAPLVAAFSAGDVAVVKPSRYSTHTSAALKQMLDGAFPADVVRTYEGGSEMNTALLAQRFDHIFFTGSPKVGKVVMEAASKYLTPVTLELGGKSPVVIDETADIPLAARRIAWGKCLNAGQTCVAPDYVLVDRRKMDAFIKAFGAEVKQMYTDDPLTCPDFPHIINEKHYQRLRGLLGSGKIVLGGTHDDATRKIAPTILENPDPQSPVMQEEIFGPILPVIPFDDFDGALAFINDREHPLALYLFSNNHERQDHVVHHLLYGGGCINDCVCHLANPNMPFGGVGSSGMGRYHGKDGFETFSHLKSILVKPAHPDIPLRYAPYKGKLKTAKKLM